Proteins encoded within one genomic window of Eurosta solidaginis isolate ZX-2024a chromosome 1, ASM4086904v1, whole genome shotgun sequence:
- the Ms gene encoding dromyosuppressin isoform X2, producing MSSQMVAIFCFAIILIATMHTANAMGVPPFCQTGMVEDMPTHIQKVCSALSNSEQLATALKSYLNSEAAAMLTDQAPLKRSDVDHVFLRFGKRR from the exons ATGTCAAGCCAAATGGTCGCCATCTTCTGTTTCGCAATCATTTTGATCGCTACCATGCACACCGCCAACGCCATGGGTGTGCCACCATTCTGCCAGACTGGTATGGTGGAAGATATGCCAACGCATATTCAAAAGGTCTGCTCAGCTCTTTCCAATTCAGAACAACTGGCTACAGCGTTAAAATCGTATTTAAATAGTGAAGCTGCAG CCATGCTAACCGATCAAGCTCCACTTAAGCGGTCCGATGTTGATCATGTTTTCTTACGTTTCGGAAAAAGGCGCTAA